ATTTGAGTCGCTGTCttacaagattaaaaaaaatatatttcaattctTACCCCAACAGTCGAGAAGTGATAAATGTCCTCTTTCCAAAAATGGGTGGTTCCTAAGCAATAGAAAAATTAATCCATACAAACTACTACCGAGTAAAAATCAAAACCTGAACAACCGAACAATAACGCCTGCACCAAAAGCTATAGGCGAGTAAAATAATAACTCAATATATTAGAATTGAAACAGTCAAAGCATCATGTTTCAACTGTTGTACCATGTTAATAGATATACAAAACAATGGGAGCGGAGCATTGCTACTATACAACAGAATCCAAAGTGAAATCCTAAAAAGCCATAACCATAGCAACATACAAGGTTTCATAATCTTACACCTTAAAACACGAGCACCATTTTATTATGAGAACATATATGATAACTGCATGAAACTTACATcaaattcttcaagttcaaggTCTTCAACCAAGAAAATGGTTGGTTTCGCAGCTGGTGAGGGACGAAGCAACTCTTGTGCTTCTTCCCATGTAATTCTCAGCTCCACGGCATCATCATTGTGCATAAGAAGccgtttatttttaatgtttctcAACTTCTTCTCAGACACGGGATTACTCTGCTGCATGGAATCATCTGATGTTCGCCCTCCAGTCTTCCAAATTTTGGGAAACAAGATTATGCCATTATCATAGGCATATATAAAAGAATGAGTCAAGGACAAAGTAAGTATTAACTTACGGGAAGCAAAGTTTCAGTAACACCAGAAAAAGACGTTTCTCCAGGAGAATTACCATTTGGGAGGATGGTCACATGGGACTCCTTCGCAACAACATTACATGTcagcaatttaaaataatcaacagGGTCATGCATAACATGCTTACCAGCAAATCACCGTTATTTGTCGCCTTCCGACAGCCTATCACGAGCTGACCCCCAGGATCTATCCGACAAAATGTCACTGCTCAAAACACAAATAATCCACagtaatatcatatatatgtcTCTGGGAAACagtttgaaaaataattgtggATGGTAAATACTATCTAGTGATTTAAAAAAggtgattaaaaaattatataattatccaAGGATATACCTATGTCACCGGCTTGTACTTGCATATTTTGGATGCAAGGGGTAACACCCTCCAATACATACATTCGGCTGTTATTATTAGGCCAAAATCTAAATTGAAATGTCCATTCCTTTCCTTTTATGTCCTGAATCCTTATAGGTATACCTTCTGATTGATTAATAGGAGGAAAATATGCCTGCAGCAAAGATAATTGTGATGATAATTACTGAAATTTTGTCACTAGATGCTGAAAAGAGTAACAACACTAAGCAAAAACACAAGTCTAACTTCAGCACAGGCTTTAGGAAGGACCAAGCGACCAATTCGGCCAGCATCACTTGCACTCAGGCTCTTCTCAAACAAGGGTACAATCGAGGATTTCAAGCTGAAAATATGCAGTAAAGGCAAACtctgcataaattttttttcttgaaaagaaAAATCTGTGTCAGGAATAAAAAAAGGAACGAATAAATTATAGAGGATACTCTACGGATAATTGTTGCAATTCTTGATCCGTGATCTTAGGCCAGTAGCGAGGAAGCAGCTGAGTCCGACCCCGCCCATCAGCTGGAGGCCTAGCAAAACGTTTTTGCGCAATACtgtctttatttttttctgaaCTTGCTGCGGTACTATGCTTGACTGGCTTTGACAATGCTTGCATTGTAGTTTTCCCACGTTGGAAGGAACATTTGCTCTGTTCGACTCTTTCAATAATCTCTCCACGAAAAGGCAGAACCGAACTTGAACTACCTAAAGGAGTTGCCAAAGAAAAGTTTAGAGACTGCTGGGCCAGAGACTCATATGCATTCTTAACTTCTTGTTCTGGTCGACCGATATCTGGTTTGAGAAAAGCAGATGAAGAACACTGCTGTCTGAGATTTGATACACATTTTTGTGTATCCACGGTTTTCAACACGGATTCTTCTCGTCTAAGTTGCTCAGTCTTCGAAATCGCGTCATTTGCTCCCACAGCCTTCGTCAACTGAAGAAGACTCTCGGTACTAAATTTTTCGTCGTTTCTTATATGCTCAGTAACTAGAGGATGCACATCTTTTACATCATTTGTCATAAACGGGCCACTGGGAAGATCACCAATAGTCTGCATGAACGATTCAAGTATTAAGTAGTAACGGCTTCTTAGTAAAATGGTCAACTCACAAGAGGACAGAACGAGATGGAATTAaatttgcaatttcagaaaaatatatgcatattGCTTCCCAccaccccaaaaaaaaaaaacactagaTTTACCTCTCGAAATAAGCACATTATAGTTATTTCATTTTTTCCGATTTGAAAGGAACAAAAACCTGAACCGGTTGCACATGTTGAATTTCCAAATTCTTTGCACAGCTTAGGCAACTAATACCCCCAAAATCCATGTATTCGTACAGATATCTTGAAGCACTGCACCCGCAATGGATGAGCTGTCATgccaaatgaaaaaaaaaaagatagacaaacacaaaaattataataataataataataataataataataataattaacacATAAGAACTTCTTTAAAAAGACGGCATGGATGTCAGAATATTATTACCTTCCCACATATTCTGCATTCCCGCCAACCAGATTCCTTAAAGTGGAATGTCTCACAAAAGACTGAATTGTCATACGAGGATCTGAATCACACTAAGCCACATCACAAAACGAATCAAGCAGACCACGCAGATTAACTAACTGATTAACTGAAAATAAACTTCTTTgattcctataaaaaaaattagttcaatATAAATAGATACAGGATATAAACATCATACACAAGAACTCGAGCATAGCCAGTGAAGTATGTATATGGATGAAAACCTTGATCTTTCAAAGTGATACAGATTCCATATATCTATATGAATAGCTCTAGCCAATTTAAATACAGAtgaaaaaaagatttttttaaaaaaattaaaataaaatgaacaatTACCaaatagggaaaaaaaaatttacccaCGAGGAAAAACTACGGAAAACTGAGATGAAAAGGCAAGAGAATAAAAAATGGAGcagaaaatagaagaaaaattctaaaaataggaaacacaaaaatgacagaGAAAACATTCATACTAGCAGAAGAAGAAAAACTCTCCAGTGGAACGATATTTTAGGGATCAATATTTCACATGCCCAAATTACCCCCACGAACTGAAACCAGACGCGGGAACTGTATGCAGAATGGAGAAGGGTCAAATTTGGCATTCAGAAATTACCCGCAGTTGTAACAAAGCGTGGCGAATCCTCCTGATTTCAACCTCCAACCTTTCTTCCACTCAGACGATGTCGTCGTACGGCACGCCTTATTCATGCAATTCTTTGACCCCATTTCTCGAAAATTCAACTCCCCAACTCAAAATCCCTATTAAACCCAAGCATAATACATCGAAATCAGTACCCTAAAAACCCCATCAAAAATGAAATCTTGCTGACCCACATGTACAAAACACAGAATTCTGCGGGCAAATCGCCATATCAAAAGAAAAACAACAGAAACCTTCCCATGTTCcttaatttttcagaaaaaatcaTATTCCAGTCACTCACCTTGTCCAAATCAATCAAATGCACGAAGGCATGTAAACATCTCCAGGCCGAATCAATCAAAACACCCACGTCGccaatcttttttcttttttgtacgACAAACTAGAAATGTTGGATTGAATCGGagattaaaaaatcaaaagtcAACACGGGGGCGGACGCCGGTGTCCCCATCGGTGGTACTACTGATTCTTGCTGCgtcaaaatcaaatcaaattaattaaactaaagaTAGATAAACAAACGGATTAGACATAGAGATGTGTGTAGTAGCGTACATACATGGGCGTATGCGTACGCGTAGACAGAGATGGGAGGAATAGAGAGAGAAAAAGCGGGCGTCCATGCAAAAGAGAACAGATTCACAAAATGCATGCACGACACTTGAAGACAGATGCACTAAATGAATGCTGTTTAATTCCttctttttttgggtttttttttattttacagaagataattaattaattattaattaatttcaggGTTCTTACATATTTCAAACAACCGATACGATGAATTTCATGACACTTACTGACTTACGTTACGTAGATTCTCACGTTGTCAACGTATACCATTTGATATCCCACACTGAATacgtacatatatatacatgctagtttttttttttaacctgagttaaaaaaaatcgaacatATAAATTTACTGTTAacatgacaaaaaataaaaaactcaaattacattaacaaaatgttatttttcctATATTTATATGTCatctttgtttgttttttttctaaCATCAGTCATTTTTTCCGAAGTATTGTTAAGGTGACATCGTAGTTGTTTTTTTCTAACATcggtcatttttttaaaagtagtGTTAAGGTAACATTATACGATGTTGATGCTATGTCAATATGGTATCAGTATTACGTCAACACtcaaatgaaaatttattaaaattataataatattttaaatgtatataatTAACATaggaaatatacaaaataatataaccTAAGTGTGTGTAATTCTATCAAATATGTGATATAAGAATTAGGTTTTGGAATTGTATTGTCATAAAATTGTACTCGTTTATATGCCAAAAATAGTTCGACATAGGGAAAAAATAATGTTAGAtattcactacaaaaaaaaaaaacggattagcgacggtttaaaacaaGCCGTCGCCAAAATTCGCAACGGTTTGTCATCAAACGTCGCTGTTCGCGACGGCTTTTACTAAATCGTCGCAAATTTGCAACGtttttaaaccgttgctaacTGTCGCCAATTTGCGACAGTTTAATAAAAgacgtcgctaaattagcgacggttttgtattaACTGTCGCCAATTTGCGACAGTTTAATAaaagccgtcgctaatttagcgaccgataatataaaccgtcgctaaattagcgacaacttaatgtaaaccgtcgctaacttgATCGGCGAAGGTTTCGTAAAGCGTCGctcaatagcgacagttttgtacaccgtcgcaatattatcggtcgctaaattagcgacaacttaatgtaaaccgtcgctaacttgATCGGCGAAGGTTTCGTAAAGCGTCGctcaatagcgacagttttgtacACCGTCGCAATGTAGCGACGGTcttttaaaccgtcgcaaaatagCGACAGTtaatacaaaaccgtcgctattaacgACGGCTCTGTCAAAAACCGTCTCGCAATGCCTTTATATTCGACCCACCGAGCTCATTTCTCGTTACGATTTCTTGTCTCTAGTTTGTGTCTTCTCCCACGAGGTATCAAACGcgaaatttcatattttgaattttattatatcttgttaagattactattttttttgaatcttatttaaattgttttacaaatttgatatatattagaTAAATAGAAGAGGTTATTTATAAAAATgtgtataaataatttaaaaataggtactttttttatataaattaatttttttaaaaaaatttaaaaaattatcgaCGGTTTTAAGTATTTATTAACCGTTGCTAAATCTTATAATGACGACGGTTTTatcccgtcgctaaatattgtgacggatagcgacagttttataaAATCCGTCGTCAATTATTTAGCGATGgtgttttaaaaaccgtcgctatagcGACGGTAAAAagtgtcgctaattagcgacatgttttgcaaaaccgtcgcaatatttagtGACGCTgactttagcgacggtttgaaattccgtcgctaaaagAGCTAGCGACGGGTTTTTCCGTCGCTAATACNattatagatatttttaaatatactatatatttgagactatatttatcaatttatatgtatatttgtaTTGATCAATAATTTTAGTTTAATATAAAGGGTATGATaatcattatataattttaaaattaacataatattttttttttaaaaaaaaatcaataaaataaaattgaaaataaaaaatgcgtacataatttaattcaataaaattatttgaacttcaaaaataatttatggtAAGAgtgaaatcaattttttttagttgagTCATGTATTAATTGAGTTATTTACAGtatgttatatgttatttttggttgattttattttttcgattattttatcaataaaatttaaaatattgattgaaGATTTTAGATATAAAAGACATAATTGAAGAAGTTATTTGTTTGTAGATATAGTGTGATTGTTGAAGATATTAtggaaatattgaaatatattgTTTTGATTAATATGAGAAGATATGATGCacaatttgaaaagaaaatgtctATCTTGGATATAATGCGATTGTCTATATAAATGAGTGTTCATTCATTATGAAAATCGCCGAAAGTGGTCTTATGTGGCCGAGAAAAAGGCCGTTGATCTTATATTGTCAAATCATTAAGAGTTGGTAATAtacgacttttttttttttttacagaaaattgtcTGTAGTTCATTATGTATCGTGACAAACCGTGAGACAAGATTCATTGTCTTCATTATGATTTCGAGGGTTTCAATTGACAGTGGTATGCACCATACTCTAAAAATCGCGATTCATTCCTCGATAGATGAATGTGACGTTCTCAATTTCAAAGAGATTTCGAGTTGGCGGATATTGAAGACGAGTAATGCTCTCTAAATTAAGTCTACTGAACATGTTCATCATAAAGGCGTCATAAGAAAAGATGAAgtcttttaattgtttaagtTCTTGTATAATTGTAACATTATTAAAGTTTAGTGGATTTGCTTGATAGATGAGCGTGATCCCATAAATATAGATAGGTTGGATCCAACTACATGAAAGTTGTCTTGTGTTCTTATTTTTGctttcaattttatatttcttaatttgataaattatgaaaattaaacaaaataagaaaaaaaatcatcatgACTATGATGTTTATTACTCTTCGATTAACTCACTCTTCTAGAGGATCCATATTTATCATACTTTTcataaattcaagaaatattttttagaaacaGAAAACATGgtaaaattatatatgaaagATGACAGTTATAAATGGGAAATAAATGTACAAAATtagttttcaattttaaattaaataataataaaggtatattaaattttaaaagaatttgtgaaaaatcaccacccaaatatttttttagtaacgAAACATATAGTGAACtttacataaataattttaaatgtcGTATCTAATGCTTACAAATTTGTCGAATTCGctctttttataataataacaataattaggCTGTATTATATTTCAGACAAATTTTGGAGTTGccagctaatttttttttttaaaaaaattgttagttgattttgtatatttgtttttatgCTATGTTTGTCTATTATGTTATCAAATATAAGCTTTTAGTCCACTATCTTTAATTTTGCGTATGtgcaattttagtcttttttcgaCGTGTTACTGATGTAACAACAATGCAGAGTTAGTGTAACATCAATGCATTGTTAATGTAGCGTTGACATGAGTAGTATCATATTAGCATTTCCGatgaaaaaatgactaaaattgctCAAAATCGGAAGATCGAGACTAAAATTGAAACTCGATGACATAGATGATCAAAAtcgcaaaataacaaaattaaatggTAATTGAATGCAGCATAGTTAAGGACATGAAATAGGGTTAATGGGATACTATGGGGGCATCGATTAAATGGTGGACATTTGATCTTATATGTTATATTTACTCGAGTATTCAAGAGTTAACATTtgatcttatttaatttatatttttttttcagttgaCTCTATATATTGAAATATACGTTCACTTTTTAAAGTATCTTCGAAAAATTTCTCTACAGGTAACTTGAAATTTttcatagaaaaaaatatttgatatatgcAAATGTTTTAGTTTCGAGAGACTAAATATTTATTACTAATTTTTCgaaaacatgtagataattttatttattactaAATTTCTGAAAAACATATAAAGAATTTTAATGACATTTGGTGAAGCATATTTgaccaaataaaaaataatggaagaaacaaaaatattaatgattatACATTTTAGTAGTACAAAGTATAGCGAATTTAAAATGACATCATTATTGGGTGAACTTCAAATCCACcaaattaacatgaaatataatacataaacaataagtgatgaatttgaaatttgtgaTCATATTTATCTAAACAACAACAACATATAAAATCCATCAATTCAGTCGTAACCTTAATATTTTTCATCGAGAATGCTGATTTGACATACACGTTAACGTCACATTGATATCATATTaacgtaaaatcataaaaaagactaaaaaatcgaaaagaaaaaaaaaacaaagataacatactaaatcttatatttaataacataatatatcaaAATCGTTATGAGACCAACACGTGAAACCAAAAATACAATTTGCCTTTAATTATAAAGAAAATCGAAGCTCATTTCTTCAAAATTTACCTTCCTTTCTGATTAAGTTTGTGTCCTGAGAATCCCCGCCAGTACGACATACGACTTTGTTTGGGTATGCAGTAGCATATATGACTAGAATTTCAGTTTTAGACAAAAATGAAAAcgttaatatatattttgaaacttGATTTAGTCTCAACAAATTTGGTTGGCTCGGGATATTTTCAAACAGCAAACCCCAATCCAAAGGAAACAAAATCACTCACTCAACTCTATACCTTGTATACGACTACATAAGCTAAAAACAGATTATATGTATCCAAGAAAAAAAGACTGTggtcaccaaaaaaaaaattaatattatatgaaGAAATCTATCATCTAAAATGGTAAATGGTACCCAAAAATAATGCCCCTTACCCATCTCCTGGATTATTTTCTTGTCTCGAATCCCTAGGAAGAATGGCTCCTTCACCGGCAACATTATCTTCCTTCTTAAGTATAGATGCTTCAAGGGTTGGTAAGGCATCCGGCTTCCCCAAGAACATATCGAAAGGAAGAGTAGCAACGCTCATCAACGTTGTCAAGCTCATCCCATCCTCTTCACGGTATGGATCACAGTTCAAATCCAATCTTCCCATTTTCGCCTCTTCCAAATGGGTTTGATTTCCATCTTCGTTTGCCTTCTGATGATTCATATCTAAAAGAGCATTTCCAGCgatatcttcttcttccttctcgAAACAAATTTTGGCAAGAGCAGGCTTATCTTTCACCTGGGAGAGCTCAGCTTCACGTTCTGATTGTCTCTTCTTCTTCCGCATCATTAGAGTCTTGAATCGGCGTTTTACGGTTGAACAGACGTTGCATTTGCATGTGGGCTCGTGTTTTCCTTTCCCACTCGGAGGTTGGATGCAAACAATGCAAGAGCATCCTGGCCGGTGTCGAGGATGTCTTGTGGTGGCCCCAGCAGAAGACTCTCCCATGTCACCAATGTTGTCTCCTAGAACTGCAATGGTAGCCAACGCATCTAAGCCAGACGGCTCCCCTTCTTTGGACACATTATCTGAAATTCTTCTCTTCTTAAACTCTGGAAATCATACACGAAACAACTCAGAATCGTACACAAGAACAATTATTTCGTGAAGGAAACACATAGAAAGTGGTTTATCCTCCACATAGAAAGTGGTTTACAATAGACGAAAATAGGTGGTACATACAGATTAACAAAATAGAGAAGTTCTCCAATTATTTCATTGCACATTCTAAACGTCCACAGAAGGAGGCGGAATTTTTACATTGAACAATGCTTATAATTCATACCATTGTTATAGGTAAAGAGAGCTTCCAGATCCTGCAGACTTATATCGTCTAGAGCTGAACATGAACACCTGAAGCAAATAAACAGCACATCCTCAAAATTACTGCTATGAAAGATTTAGAAATAaacagaaaaaaatttattaataaattaaacaagCTATTGATATTTCATAGAGAAGCCTTAAGGGTATGGAGTATGGACATCGGATCAGAATCGTACAAATCTTAAGAGTTTGTCATGTTAAGTTCGGAATGAATCATTTAATCCTGTTCTAGTATCGTTGACAAGAAGATGAAATACActcaaattgaaaattttgctcTTAGTGGCTGATGTTTGAATTTTTAGGCATAACcctcaaatttaaaataattagataaaatcTATGCATTGACCTTGAACATTTCTAGTCTATATTTATTCAAACATGGTTCCAACAATT
This window of the Primulina huaijiensis isolate GDHJ02 chromosome 3, ASM1229523v2, whole genome shotgun sequence genome carries:
- the LOC140973013 gene encoding B3 domain-containing transcription repressor VAL1-like isoform X4; the protein is MGSKNCMNKACRTTTSSEWKKGWRLKSGGFATLCYNCGSSYDNSVFCETFHFKESGWRECRICGKLIHCGCSASRYLYEYMDFGGISCLSCAKNLEIQHVQPVQTIGDLPSGPFMTNDVKDVHPLVTEHIRNDEKFSTESLLQLTKAVGANDAISKTEQLRREESVLKTVDTQKCVSNLRQQCSSSAFLKPDIGRPEQEVKNAYESLAQQSLNFSLATPLGSSSSVLPFRGEIIERVEQSKCSFQRGKTTMQALSKPVKHSTAASSEKNKDSIAQKRFARPPADGRGRTQLLPRYWPKITDQELQQLSVDLKSSIVPLFEKSLSASDAGRIGRLVLPKACAEAYFPPINQSEGIPIRIQDIKGKEWTFQFRFWPNNNSRMYVLEGVTPCIQNMQVQAGDIVTFCRIDPGGQLVIGCRKATNNGDLLESHVTILPNGNSPGETSFSGVTETLLPSNPVSEKKLRNIKNKRLLMHNDDAVELRITWEEAQELLRPSPAAKPTIFLVEDLELEEFDEPPIFGKRTFITSRLLGEQEQLSQCDICSKWRRLPVRALLSAKWTCSDNIWDSNRCSCSAADDISPQELEALFTYNNGVNYKREFKKRRILDNVSKEGEPSGLDALATIAVLGDIGESSTGATTRHPRHRPGCSCIVCIQPPSGKGKHEPACKCNVCSTLKRRFKTIMMRKKKRQSERETELAQEKDKPALAKICFEKEEEEEDIAGNALKNMNHHQENEDGNQLHLEEAKKETLDLNCDPYREEDVIAEEDGMSLTTSMNVATLPFDMFLGKPNDFPSLEESVLKKEDNVAGEGAMLPAVSGQENNPEDE
- the LOC140973013 gene encoding B3 domain-containing transcription repressor VAL1-like isoform X1; amino-acid sequence: MGSKNCMNKACRTTTSSEWKKGWRLKSGGFATLCYNCGSSYDNSVFCETFHFKESGWRECRICGKLIHCGCSASRYLYEYMDFGGISCLSCAKNLEIQHVQPVQTIGDLPSGPFMTNDVKDVHPLVTEHIRNDEKFSTESLLQLTKAVGANDAISKTEQLRREESVLKTVDTQKCVSNLRQQCSSSAFLKPDIGRPEQEVKNAYESLAQQSLNFSLATPLGSSSSVLPFRGEIIERVEQSKCSFQRGKTTMQALSKPVKHSTAASSEKNKDSIAQKRFARPPADGRGRTQLLPRYWPKITDQELQQLSVDLKSSIVPLFEKSLSASDAGRIGRLVLPKACAEAYFPPINQSEGIPIRIQDIKGKEWTFQFRFWPNNNSRMYVLEGVTPCIQNMQVQAGDIVTFCRIDPGGQLVIGCRKATNNGDLLESHVTILPNGNSPGETSFSGVTETLLPTGGRTSDDSMQQSNPVSEKKLRNIKNKRLLMHNDDAVELRITWEEAQELLRPSPAAKPTIFLVEDLELEEFDEPPIFGKRTFITSRLLGEQEQLSQCDICSKWRRLPVRALLSAKWTCSDNIWDSNRCSCSAADDISPQELEALFTYNNGVNYKREFKKRRILDNVSKEGEPSGLDALATIAVLGDIGESSTGATTRHPRHRPGCSCIVCIQPPSGKGKHEPACKCNVCSTLKRRFKTIMMRKKKRQSERETELAQEKDKPALAKICFEKEEEEEDIAGNALKNMNHHQENEDGNQLHLEEAKKETLDLNCDPYREEDVIAEEDGMSLTTSMNVATLPFDMFLGKPNDFPSLEESVLKKEDNVAGEGAMLPAVSGQENNPEDE
- the LOC140973013 gene encoding B3 domain-containing transcription repressor VAL1-like isoform X3, with protein sequence MGSKNCMNKACRTTTSSEWKKGWRLKSGGFATLCYNCGSSYDNSVFCETFHFKESGWRECRICGKLIHCGCSASRYLYEYMDFGGISCLSCAKNLEIQHVQPVQTIGDLPSGPFMTNDVKDVHPLVTEHIRNDEKFSTESLLQLTKAVGANDAISKTEQLRREESVLKTVDTQKCVSNLRQQCSSSAFLKPDIGRPEQEVKNAYESLAQQSLNFSLATPLGSSSSVLPFRGEIIERVEQSKCSFQRGKTTMQALSKPVKHSTAASSEKNKDSIAQKRFARPPADGRGRTQLLPRYWPKITDQELQQLSVDLKSSIVPLFEKSLSASDAGRIGRLVLPKACAEAYFPPINQSEGIPIRIQDIKGKEWTFQFRFWPNNNSRMYVLEGVTPCIQNMQVQAGDIVTFCRIDPGGQLVIGCRKATNNGDLLESHVTILPNGNSPGETSFSGVTETLLPQSNPVSEKKLRNIKNKRLLMHNDDAVELRITWEEAQELLRPSPAAKPTIFLVEDLELEEFDEPPIFGKRTFITSRLLGEQEQLSQCDICSKWRRLPVRALLSAKWTCSDNIWDSNRCSCSAADDISPQELEALFTYNNGVNYKREFKKRRILDNVSKEGEPSGLDALATIAVLGDIGESSTGATTRHPRHRPGCSCIVCIQPPSGKGKHEPACKCNVCSTLKRRFKTIMMRKKKRQSERETELAQEKDKPALAKICFEKEEEEEDIAGNALKNMNHHQENEDGNQLHLEEAKKETLDLNCDPYREEDVIAEEDGMSLTTSMNVATLPFDMFLGKPNDFPSLEESVLKKEDNVAGEGAMLPAVSGQENNPEDE
- the LOC140973013 gene encoding B3 domain-containing transcription repressor VAL1-like isoform X2; this encodes MGSKNCMNKACRTTTSSEWKKGWRLKSGGFATLCYNCGSSYDNSVFCETFHFKESGWRECRICGKLIHCGCSASRYLYEYMDFGGISCLSCAKNLEIQHVQPVQTIGDLPSGPFMTNDVKDVHPLVTEHIRNDEKFSTESLLQLTKAVGANDAISKTEQLRREESVLKTVDTQKCVSNLRQQCSSSAFLKPDIGRPEQEVKNAYESLAQQSLNFSLATPLGSSSSVLPFRGEIIERVEQSKCSFQRGKTTMQALSKPVKHSTAASSEKNKDSIAQKRFARPPADGRGRTQLLPRYWPKITDQELQQLSVDLKSSIVPLFEKSLSASDAGRIGRLVLPKACAEAYFPPINQSEGIPIRIQDIKGKEWTFQFRFWPNNNSRMYVLEGVTPCIQNMQVQAGDIVTFCRIDPGGQLVIGCRKATNNGDLLESHVTILPNGNSPGETSFSGVTETLLPTGGRTSDDSMQQSNPVSEKKLRNIKNKRLLMHNDDAVELRITWEEAQELLRPSPAAKPTIFLVEDLELEEFDEPPIFGKRTFITSRLLGEQEQLSQCDICSKWRRLPVRALLSAKWTCSDNIWDSNRCSCSAADDISPQELEALFTYNNEFKKRRILDNVSKEGEPSGLDALATIAVLGDIGESSTGATTRHPRHRPGCSCIVCIQPPSGKGKHEPACKCNVCSTLKRRFKTIMMRKKKRQSERETELAQEKDKPALAKICFEKEEEEEDIAGNALKNMNHHQENEDGNQLHLEEAKKETLDLNCDPYREEDVIAEEDGMSLTTSMNVATLPFDMFLGKPNDFPSLEESVLKKEDNVAGEGAMLPAVSGQENNPEDE